From the genome of Papaver somniferum cultivar HN1 unplaced genomic scaffold, ASM357369v1 unplaced-scaffold_21, whole genome shotgun sequence:
tTTAGGCCAAATAACAAATAACAATCATacatggtggtggcggcggccgCAGTAGCTCTGGTGGGGTGGTGAACAAGAAATCCAAGTCAACTATTATGAGCGTACGAAGAGTCCACATGTTGGTAAGACAATTTTAGGCCAGCCCAAACAGACATGAGAACAAccaagcaaaaaaatattaaaaatattaaaaaacgaGCACAAATAGAATTGAGAACCAATCCTATAGTTAGAACCATTTTTAGCAAGCTAGTGGATGTCGAGGAATTTCAATAATTCTCAAGTGTTTTATCACGGTCATGTGTCAATGTTAGTAAAGTCTGCCGTTTTGGTAGCTGTTGAGAAGGATCTATCATCCTATGATATAATATATCTATTTACAAGTGGACAACTGGAGCACAAATCCAGGTGTGTTGCACCGAACTGCAATGGAGAAGCAAGACTTTATTggacaccttcttcttcattgtcattACTCATTACTATGGCAAGGAGAAGTGGGTTTTCTTcactaaagcaaccaagatatgCTTGAAATCTATGCAAGCCATCCAGGATATACAATTCTTTAAGTGGCAAAAGCAAAAAAAGCGCATACGGAAGGTTCACTAAAGAATGGAAGAATGCTAACCACGGATGGGGTCCTTGCACAAGTAAAATCTCAAAGGAGATGGGATAAGGATTAAAGAGCATGGAGATGCAAGACATGGAATACATCAGGCCTACGTGTACTGTCAACAACAAATCACACTTCCGATTGATAATAACACGAATTACAAATTTACAAACCACATAAAATTAATAAGTTTTATAAGTAACTATAGCCATCTAAATCATAAATGTTGGagaacgattaataaaaaaataattttttaaagttttaataaaaaattataatttattgttttattttgtgaatgaaactttttagtcccacatcgtggagtttccaatttttagcagttttaagaaactatataaagcttttagtcccacatcggggagtttttcttcgtaagttgtatttgtcaattatataaagaaattcaccacttttgtaaaatctatgggaaaggggttgctctatattttagagggacccctaagggaaaatattttatagcggtttttaagcattcgcgattttccttaacggttttttcggagttgccaagctcaagttgagcatctactacatatgctagtagtaggtgtattagggtgttttatcctggagatatccgtcctgtgagggctatagcatcactcttgagtgtagccgggcgctaatgtcttaaggacagcgtgttgaacacgtgactcactctattttccaaagttttgccttgttgctgttgcggagatacggggagcttgttcgtttcgtcaaagcaatcacttccattataaaggagctaagtatcaataacttttgcttatttggtttttctttgtttttgattattgcacccaacaatcttaagacattagcgcccgtaataatcgaaaacgattgattggtttgtgaatcatggatgttaattgtggagtgaaaaaacaaaaacgaatttctggtcagctgtagagtttcaattttatcttttaatatagaaggaatttcgatgaacccttttgacacaacgtagtagacatcctgatagttacccgcgtaaaatttcagaatttttggagttgtaaaagtatttttttgatattttataaaacagaaaaacgtttctgaaaaattctgacgagcagaaaattgttgttaactaaattaatttttgtggggtaaccatgagttttttgaaacgctgattcaaacgaagtttgtatatatagatgttatcttcaaaactcatattttactttctgatttggaattgtgatttgtgaataaaggtgtcatctccgagggacatggctaatagccgcatgtggttggaaacaaatcttccaaagatggcaaaggtgagaacatcgaacgcaactctaagcatggtcttcatgataaaggtatatttcgtaaacctgaatccggaattactttagttaagggtgagtgttatgtttgtaaaatttctggccacgcggcagtaaattgtagacaacataaaaaccttaataagtagaaagttaatgctaatttagttgaaacaaactagaacgagtttggtggcatgatgtcggaagttattttaataaccaatgtgagagaccagtaggtggactctggagccaccaagaatgtttgttgaaacagagacctgttcacctcctatcataggataggggatgtcgagaaactcttattgagtaactcatatgcaatagaggttgcataaaaggaaaaggtcgagcagaagctcatatctgtaatattctcacattgaatgaagttttcatgttccgagcatatgcgaaaatcttgtatcttgttctgttgtagatggaaaaatatttaagatcttaattgaatctggaaaacttgttgtaactaggcagtgattttttaagcaagagttataggactttgggtctatataagcttaacggaaaaactgatgatgtgaacgtagttgattcttgtgatatctttgtgtgattgattgttttacgtggtagacttggaaccgtaaacttataagtcaatgcttaactggctagcataggcttcgtacccaaatttagtttggattttgaacacaaaagtgaaatctgaagaatcaaaatatgctataaaatcttttagcacaaatgttcagagtaattctaagcctttagaattaattcagttaggcctagttgacatgagttcaacccaaaaccactgtggtaaaagatggttataacttccgtagatgattgtacgaggtactatcttgtatacttgcttaggataaggatgacgccttagaagccttaagatgtataaacttgaagttggaaacaattagaagccttgaacataacaaccgtatccttaaggagatgataatttccatgttgattagttcaggattacctgcggccttgtggggggaggcagtcctcttaactagtatatcctgaataaagtacccttttaagaatcagatgaaactccatatggtttatggaacggtagatgaccttcttatgaatgtgtcaaagtgtgggggcgtttgactaagattgtaattcctcttcctaaaagaactagattgaaaccaaaaatgttgattgtgttttcgtatagggtatattgagtatacttctacaaatagatttttggttgtgtgttctgattttttctgacattggtgtgaatattattacggaatctagggatgctgagttctttgaacatgtttattctaaacctgtacctcattagagatgtgttgttgatcccctagatttatcttcaaatagtcagaacttattttaaaggaagatgaagttgatgttgagcctaagagaagtaaaataattagacttgagacttcttatgaaaccgacttcataacatgcctagcttagtctgagccacagacttgtaaagaagccttaatatctactgaaaccccattctggtaagaagcttcatttagtgaaatggactcagtccgttggaaccagacttgggagctttctagtttacctccaggttgtaagaccatgggatgtaaatgagtctttaagaggaaacgataggtagatgaaactgtggaaaaatattaagctaagttggtagctaaaggctataaactaaaagaaggtgtagatttccttgattctaattcaattgtgacggaaattacttccgttgagatactaattgttattgctgccataaagaacgtagagatacatcagatggatgttaagacagctttttctaaaaccgtgaattaggtaaagaaatttacatagatcaacctgaagactttgtagtgaaaggttgtgaatacaaagtttgtaatttgaaaaatctttgtatggttttcaaataagcacgtaaacagtgacatggaaaatttaatcatgtgataatggatagtggatttaaattaatgaatctgacaagtatgtctacaagtaacttgttaaggatgtttgtaattgtatgcttgtatgttgatgatatgcttgatacaaacatagatgtgatcaattccactaaaaacatgcactgaatgagaacattgacttgaaagacttgggcccttttgatgtaattagggatgaggattagaagataatcaaacatttataagtcttagtcgttctcattatgttgagttgtgcttaagagatacaatcagtctgattgtaaacctgcttgtacttcgtacgattattcttgtagtctcaagaaaaatagggtagtggagtatcttaacttgaatactcaaaagttataggatgtctgatgaatttaatgaactgtaagagtccagacattgcctatattgtgagtaagttaagtggatataattgtagtccagagcaagagaattcagatgcactgagtagagtattatggtacctaaaatactcttttgatttatgaaaggtatcttgttgtccttgggactttatgatgcaaactggatagttgactcagaggagtctaagtctacgagtggatatggtttcactctaacatgtgggtttgttgttggaagatttccaaacaaacatatcgctcaattcattatggaatctgagagtattgcgttagataaagcatgagagggggccgagtgcctaagatgatttttagaagacattcctctttggcataggcctgtgccagctatatctatacattgtgttagccaagctataatagttaaagctaagaaataactaatctcaatcggcgttatttccattgattggataaagtccaaggagaatatcgcgcaatctttgacgcaaggtttgtacaaagagatagttaaaaatgcatcgagggggttggggattaagctcatatattaaacttgccatgaaggatactcaaccttgctgactggagatcccatgatcaaggtttcgaatgagacaactaatttgtggtgggtaaaggtaaacactatcagagattttcattctctgtcccttccctatggtgtagacgtgatagtgtgactgcatgtggaggatgactttttaataagtcttaatgagttctatagtttcaatttaagattgaagtggggtgtagcagtaacactctttatggaaactcacctatctgaatgaggaagtgggtcgcttcctgtgagaatatgagctgattctctagagcattctgagaaacaggatacgtccagggccaaaacggacaaaacggcacgagcttggcagcaatcttggagatatcacccgtggttgttatcacgaattacatcaaatgctagcagtacaagacatagttcactgtctctagcaagtaattctggtaatatctcactaagcaaaggttcaagacctcatggacacctctgcctaaaatggtatttcctgcgttttttatgtgattttcattttgatggttttggtattaatggaacttaggacctaaaggtcactaagggttcactagttcatgctttttcactttggtgaaagatacctatagtctcaccatgtgagaattaaagatgaaagctctcaatactattatgatttatgcaatccatagtatgaccctgtggtcaacacacttttgtgtgagggagaggacgtagaaatgactagtatgatttcaacacttgcacgatcagtctgtttggatcgtgaggttgggatgtttatttaccaagatctatctgtgttttcatgttttattgagttttcattcatgtgggggattgttggagaacgattaataaaaaaataattttttaaagttttaataaaaaattataatttattgttttattttgtgaatgaaactttttagtcccacatcgtggagtttccaatttttagcagttttaagaaactatataaagcttttagtcccacatcggggagtttttcttcgtaagttgtatttgtcaattatataaagaaattcaccacttttgtaaaatctatgggaaaggggttgctctatattttagagggacccctaagggaaaatattttatagcggtttttaagcattcgcgattttccttaacggttttttcggagttgccaagctcaagttgagcatctactacatatgctagtagtaggtgtattagggtgttttatcctggagatatccgtcctgtgagggctatagcatcactcttgagtgtagccgggcgctaatgtcttaaggacagcgtgttgaacacgtgactcactctattttccaaagttttgccttgttgctgttgcggagatacggggagcttgttcgtttcgtcaaagcaatcacttccattataaaggagctaagtatcaataacttttgcttatttggtttttctttgtttttgattattgcacccaacaataaaTGTTATGGCTCATACTCTCACAACAAATATCAGCAATTATACTACTATACTACTGATAATGCACATTACTAGAAAGTAAGACAGGAAGACGATCAATATCACAGGAAATGTGGAGGACTATAATCTACTAGGAAACCCAGATCCCAACATGAGTCTAGAGTCGTGGGAGAATCTACTTTTAATACACATAACTAGAAAGGAAGATGTGAAGAGGATCAATATTATAGGAAATGTGAAGGACTATAATCTACGAGGAAATCCCAATCCCAACATGAGTCTAGAGTCGTGGGAGAATCATTTGCAGCGGAAATTGCATGGGCTTCTGGTGATGAAACGATCATTTCATCTATTTTAGAGTCATGAGAATCAGCAGTATTTTCAAATGTGTTCTGTTCACCACTTCTACCTTCAAGATTGTAGTTCGACTTCGACTCTGCAGTTGTCGGGGTACTGATATACGTAGGAGAAGAATTAGTGCTAGTAGTTTCAAAGAAGTGGTTCTCAACTTTCAAAGGTGGGAAAGAGAAAGAAGGAAACGAATCGAGTTCTTTATGGTTTCCAAAATCTTTCTCCTCTTTCACAACTCGATGGTAACTAGACGTTTGAAAGCTTATAAATGTCTCTTGTGGCGATTTTTTCTCCCTTGACTCTTGATTATTAATATGGTTGTTGGCTTCTTGCTTAATTGGTGAACATTTCTCTGGTGATACTAACTCTGAGCCTTCAACACAACTATGTCTTCCTATATATGTAACATTGAAGATAGACGAGTCTAATTCGGAtcgttgaacttgtttcattgcCGAACAACCTTGATTTTTTTGAAAAGTACACTTGTAATAACCTCTGCAAAAATTTTAATAATGGTTTCTATTAGAGAAAGGAAAAGATATGGACGGATTAATCATCTACGTTTCTTTCATTCTTAAGCGGCCTTATAGAGAGTATGTTAATGCTTTAGAGTACTAGTACAAGATAGTGTACACATACTAGTACTAGTCCTAGTACTAAATTCCCTAAACTATGACGCGCACTTGCTAGGTATTAGAACATCAAACGGGTTACTAGTCAGGTATACATTGGTACCGAGCGATCTAGTAGCTGCAATACATGCAATCTCAGATCAAAAATCCCTAAATTGCTGATCAATAAGGTaagcggaaaatgggtcatttgtctaatatttttaaaatatggttctaatggacgagtaaaaattattacgggTGAAATGGATAAAAAAAAGATAGCAAGGATGAAAGTGAATTCAtcatggcttaaacttaaaaaatagcgaggatgaaactggatgcatccttatgtaaattaaaaataagaaaaagtatttgaaaatgggtaggatgaaactgtttacatcctcgtTATTTtaacacttttgtccatttaaacagtatcaaaacctagATATCTTTTTCACCCAACAATTGTTGATTTTTGTCTTTTTAACAAATTTTGTGTAAGGAAAATGGAGTGcaagtaaaataaaattaaatgttTAAATCTTTTGCTCACCTAGGGTACTTAGCACCAAGGATGTCTTTCTGTCCATATTTTCTCCAACTATATCCATCATCTATGGGTCCTTCGAGCCCTGTTTGCTCACAAACTCGCACCTTTTGCGTCCATCGCGTCAACTTTTTCCGACATCTAAAAAACAGTATCATAAGCTAACGCAAAAAACTTTATCCAAAATTAATTATCGGAATTACCTAACCATGTATCAATAGACAAGTAGGTACATACCTCTTTCTTGAACCATCTCCGGAGAGATCCGACTCACAATCGCTTATAGATCTTCCAGTGACATGACCTGATTCATTTTCCAACTTGACTCGATCTAGCATCGAAAGGGAAGTTTCAAAGGAAGATAAGATCCTTGTTATTAGCACTTTccgagaagaagatgaaataggGTTAAGCTGAGTTTGTAGCTCCTTTACTAACTCTCTTGCTTGGATTATCTCATTCATAATCAGAGGCTTGTGATCTAATCCAAGCATCATCTCATTACTTTTGTCACTCATCTTTGTAACTTCAACACAAAACTTTAGAtctaaagaaatcaacaaacaacgGAGAAAAGGATGGAAAATGCTTGAAGAATGTTGGATTCAGCACTCAGAGTAGTATCTCCTAATATATTGGAGCCTTGCCTGATTCAAAAGTCAAAAGCAAGACAAATTGAAGGTTGTATTTTCTACTTTTCTATGGTGATGAGGATCACTCTCAAAGATCTCATAGTATAGGGTATGAGCCTAGTGAATTAACGATCAAGCCTAAGATGGAAGTTCAAGTTGAAATATGAAATGGGTAGCTTGTCTGTCTTTTGGATATTGACTTTATCAGCTATCTAGAAAGGGATGGTGGTGACTGGTGTGTGTGGTGAGTACTAGTTTTCATTGGAAAAAAACCATGGATAGTTAATGATTTGCATGAAGGCAGAGAGGGTAAGTATGAATTGGACTCGAGAGAAGTTTGATAAACTGAATATTTTACCAAGAAAAAGAGTTTTTGTTGATCTTT
Proteins encoded in this window:
- the LOC113339318 gene encoding probable WRKY transcription factor 41, translated to MSDKSNEMMLGLDHKPLIMNEIIQARELVKELQTQLNPISSSSRKVLITRILSSFETSLSMLDRVKLENESGHVTGRSISDCESDLSGDGSRKRCRKKLTRWTQKVRVCEQTGLEGPIDDGYSWRKYGQKDILGAKYPRGYYKCTFQKNQGCSAMKQVQRSELDSSIFNVTYIGRHSCVEGSELVSPEKCSPIKQEANNHINNQESREKKSPQETFISFQTSSYHRVVKEEKDFGNHKELDSFPSFSFPPLKVENHFFETTSTNSSPTYISTPTTAESKSNYNLEGRSGEQNTFENTADSHDSKIDEMIVSSPEAHAISAANDSPTTLDSCWDWDFLVDYSPSHFL